The genomic region GCACCACCGGTTGGAAATACAACTGCATCTTGCCTTCGGTCAGCGCGTCGTCGATCCAGTTGCGCCAGTCATGTTGGGAGTGGTTCGGCGCAGTGTCGGTGTGAGCCAGATATATCCACGGCCGCTCGGGATGCTGCTGCGCCTGGGTCAGCGCTTGATCGAGGCGCAGCAGGACTTCGCTGGCCGATTCGCCGGGCTGATAAGCGACCACACCCAGGTGCGCCACGGGCATGCAGTCGCTGGCGCCGGTCAGGCGCAGGTTTTCCAGGGTAGCGCTGATTTCCGAGGCGAGGCGGGCCGCGCCGGTGCTGTCCAGGCCCGGCGTCAGCAGGCTGAATTCGCCGCCACGATTGCGTGCCGCCAGCCAGGTACGCCGCTCAGGTGGTTGCGTCAGGCGCTTGAGCAATTCGCCGACGGCACTGATCAGGGCATCGGTGCGCTGGCCACCCAAGCGTTGATTGAGGCCGATCAGGTCGTTGATCCGCAGCATCAGCAAATGACCGTCGCGGCTTTGCTCGCAAACCTGTAATTGGTCGGCCAGTTGTTCATCCAGCAAGCGCCGGTTGGCCAGGCCCGTGAGGGGGTCCTGATAGGATTCGGCGCGCAGTTTTTCGCTGCGGGCGGCCTCTTCGGCGAACAGCGCTTTGAGTTTTTCGACCATCTGGTTCATGGCCAGCACCACGCGTTTGAGCTCCGGTGTGCGCGGCAATTTCGGCAAGCTGCGGAACTCGCGTTTGCTGATGGCTTCAGCCTGTTTGACCATGTTGTCGAGCGGGCGCAATTGCCGGCGCAACAGCCAGCCACCGAACACGGCACTGAGCAATCCACAAATCAGCAGCCAGATCAGGCTGCCGAGGGTGCTGTCCCAGAGTTTGGCCAGGGCGAACTGCGGGTTACTCAGCACTTCGACCCGTGCCGTCTGCTCCCAGCCACGCGTGACCAGCGCATCGCCGCCTTGTGGGCGCAGGTTCACCAGGTTGACGAACCAGCCCGGAACGCCCTCGATTTGCGCCGGTGCGCTGCGCTCCACCAGCACTTGTTCATTCTCGATGTTGATGATCCGGATGCTGCTGAAATAGCCGCTGTCGAAAATAGAACTGACCATCAATTCGATCATTGCCGGGTCGTCGATCTGTGCGGTCAACGACAGACCCAGCGCGGTGGCGGCGTCCTGGGCGTGGGAGCGCAACTGGGTGAGCATCTGTTCGCGAGAGCTTTCCAGGCTGACAAAAAAACTGCCGCTGAAGGCCACCAGCAAGAACAGGCAAATGGCGAGAAACAACTGTTTGCGCAGTGACATAAAACGCTCCTTGCTGTGGCGGCTAGCCTTCGCCCACGGCGAACCCTTCGATTTGCATCTTTCTCAATACGTCTTGCCAGCGCGACAGTTTTTTCGAGTCACTGCTGCGTTTGCCGCCATTGACCCCCAAGTACAGACCTTCGGCGTTGAAGGCGTACACCGGCAGCAAGTCTTTGCGCTGGGAGGCGGGGCGGATTTCGTCGATCAGGTTGTCCAGCACCAGCGGATCGGCTGTGGGACTGCTGTAAAAGGTCAACACCATGTGCGCCTGGTTCCGGGTCAGGGCCTTGACGTAGGTGATGCGCAGTTTTTCGCTGGGAATCCCGAGGTGACGCAGGCTGAAATATTTCGCCAGGGCGTAGTCTTCACAGTCGCCTGCGGCTTTGATCAAGGATTCCACGGGCGTGGCCCAGTAATCGGTCTGACGCCAGATGCGCATGTCATCCTGAAAACTCAGTTGCTGATTGAAGAAATGATTGACCGCGTTCAGTTGTTCGCGCTCAGGCTGGTTGCGTTCGCTATGCAGTATTTGGCTCCAGGCCTCGATCCGCCCCCGGGCCGGACCAAGGGGGCCGTAGCGTTTTTCGGCCGTTTGCAGAACCAGCGCAAAATCCCAGTCGGCCCAGACACTGCCCAACCCGGCCAGCAGAAAACTCGTCAGCAGCAGCCATCCGCCGAACCGAAGTCGGAGCGTTGACCATCCTGGACTACGCGGACTGCGGGACATGTCTGGCTGCTCGGGTGCAGATGCCTGAAGTCTAGGTGGTGTTTACGGCGGGGGCGGACAGATTGTCGGGCTGCCTTTTGTGGCAAGGGGGCTTCAGTAGTGAGGGGGCTTTTGTGGCGAGGGGGCTTGCCCCCGTTCGGCTGCGCAGCAGTCGTAATCCACTC from Pseudomonas sp. GGS8 harbors:
- the lapD gene encoding cyclic di-GMP receptor LapD produces the protein MSLRKQLFLAICLFLLVAFSGSFFVSLESSREQMLTQLRSHAQDAATALGLSLTAQIDDPAMIELMVSSIFDSGYFSSIRIINIENEQVLVERSAPAQIEGVPGWFVNLVNLRPQGGDALVTRGWEQTARVEVLSNPQFALAKLWDSTLGSLIWLLICGLLSAVFGGWLLRRQLRPLDNMVKQAEAISKREFRSLPKLPRTPELKRVVLAMNQMVEKLKALFAEEAARSEKLRAESYQDPLTGLANRRLLDEQLADQLQVCEQSRDGHLLMLRINDLIGLNQRLGGQRTDALISAVGELLKRLTQPPERRTWLAARNRGGEFSLLTPGLDSTGAARLASEISATLENLRLTGASDCMPVAHLGVVAYQPGESASEVLLRLDQALTQAQQHPERPWIYLAHTDTAPNHSQHDWRNWIDDALTEGKMQLYFQPVVQCADTSQVLHHKVLARLLDPQGEAIAAGHFLPWIERLGWSARFDLAMLETTLEYLAANRWPLALSLSGSTLRDQTQLKLICDILQSLPELAPLLTLEIDERQLPPPEELQRLSHSLLNTGYRIGLQHFGGSFSQIGNLTQLGLAYLKIDGAYIRDIDEQSDKRLFIDAIYRATNSIDLPLIAEMVETKGELEVIRELGVFGVMGRLIGPPEPM
- the lapG gene encoding cysteine protease LapG encodes the protein MSRSPRSPGWSTLRLRFGGWLLLTSFLLAGLGSVWADWDFALVLQTAEKRYGPLGPARGRIEAWSQILHSERNQPEREQLNAVNHFFNQQLSFQDDMRIWRQTDYWATPVESLIKAAGDCEDYALAKYFSLRHLGIPSEKLRITYVKALTRNQAHMVLTFYSSPTADPLVLDNLIDEIRPASQRKDLLPVYAFNAEGLYLGVNGGKRSSDSKKLSRWQDVLRKMQIEGFAVGEG